In Macadamia integrifolia cultivar HAES 741 chromosome 1, SCU_Mint_v3, whole genome shotgun sequence, a single window of DNA contains:
- the LOC122082441 gene encoding uncharacterized protein LOC122082441, whose product MEYLFSHPHPLTPYQAQENEQIQCSGCKSASGSGLLYGCSKCRYFLHEQCQNRMKHPSHPNHPLTLLSKSAYAGGSFICNGCRLTGEACVLNCGPCQFDLHIKCASLPLTILHKDHPKHPLTLYFEFPIDAYETFGCDVCHSPVDRAGWIYYCKECNYGTHVRCAKFDRGEAPQDKPLSRQPPSSPAFVAASLGTEKQMETPVQTVGGGGGGLSRKDEEDQKPLKQVGEAMMDTELEISRLQIQLTRHIAQVMSWACRC is encoded by the coding sequence atggaaTATCTGTTCAGCCACCCCCATCCTTTAACTCCTTATCAAGCCCAAGAAAATGAACAAATCCAGTGCTCAGGTTGTAAATCGGCTAGCGGGTCAGGTTTACTATATGGGTGCAGTAAGTGTAGATACTTTCTCCATGAGCAATGCCAAAACAGGATGAAGCACCCATCTCACCCAAACCATCCTCTCACCCTTCTTTCCAAATCAGCATACGCCGGTGGCTCATTCATTTGTAATGGGTGTCGTTTAACTGGTGAAGCATGTGTCTTAAACTGTGGCCCTTGTCAATTTGATCTCCACATTAAATGTGCTTCCTTGCCTCTCACTATACTCCATAAAGATCACCCTAAACATCCATTAACCCTCTATTTTGAATTCCCCATTGATGCATACGAGACCTTCGGTTGTGATGTTTGTCATTCTCCCGTTGATAGGGCAGGCTGGATCTACTATTGTAAAGAGTGTAACTATGGAACCCATGTTCGTTGTGCTAAATTTGACCGAGGAGAAGCTCCACAAGACAAGCCTTTGAGCCGTCAACCACCATCGTCGCCGGCGTTCGTGGCGGCGAGCCTCGGCACTGAGAAACAAATGGAGACACCTGTTCAAACAgttggtggtggcggtggcggtcTGTCGaggaaagatgaagaagatcaGAAACCATTGAAGCAAGTAGGGGAGGCGATGATGGATACTGAACTTGAGATTTCTAGGCTTCAAATTCAATTGACTCGCCATATTGCACAAGTGATGAGTTGGGCTTGTCGTTGTTAA